In Cygnus atratus isolate AKBS03 ecotype Queensland, Australia chromosome 5, CAtr_DNAZoo_HiC_assembly, whole genome shotgun sequence, a single window of DNA contains:
- the INS gene encoding insulin has product MALWIRSLPLLALLALSGPGISHAAANQHLCGSHLVEALYLVCGERGFFYSPKTRRDVEQPLVSGPLHGEVGELPFQHEEYQKVKRGIVEQCCENPCSLYQLENYCN; this is encoded by the exons ATGGCTCTCTGGATCCGGTCGCTGCCTCTCCTGGCCCTTCTTGCTCTTTCTGGCCCTGGGATCAGCCACGCGGCTGCCAACCAGCACCTCTGTGGCTCCCACTTGGTTGAGGCTCTCTACCTGGTGTGTGGAGAGCGGGGTTTCTTCTACTCCCCCAAAACCCGACGGGACGTTGAGCAGCCTCTAG TGAGTGGTCCCTTGCATGGTGAGGTGGGAGAGCTGCCGTTCCAACATGAGGAATACCAGAAAGTCAAGCGAGGCATCGTTGAGCAATGCTGCGAAAACCCATGCTCCCTCTACCAACTGGAAAACTACTGCAACTAG